The following proteins come from a genomic window of Scomber japonicus isolate fScoJap1 chromosome 4, fScoJap1.pri, whole genome shotgun sequence:
- the rbp7a gene encoding retinoid-binding protein 7a — protein MPASFCGTWDMVSNVNLEGYMMALGISVYLRKIALRLKFRKVIEQQGDQFIIKTTTTFRNYTISFRVGQVFEEFTKGLDNRHVKSLVTWEGNKLVCEQIGEKKNRGWAHWIEDDKLHLEMYCQGEVCKQIFKKNMNE, from the exons ATGCCAGCCAGCTTCTGTGGTACATGGGACATGGTCAGCAATGTCAACTTGGAGGGTTACATGATGGCACTGG GCATCAGTGTCTACTTACGAAAGATAGCTCTGAGGCTGAAGTTTAGGAAGGTGATTGAGCAGCAAGGAGACCAGTTCATCATCAAAACGACCACCACGTTCAGAAACTACACCATCTCCTTCAGAGTGGGGCAGGTGTTTGAGGAGTTTACCAAGGGACTAGACAACAGACATGTTAAG TCACTGGTGACATGGGAGGGGAATAAACTGGTGTGTGAACAGATTGGAGAGAAGAAGAACCGGGGCTGGGCTCACTGGATTGAAGATGACAAGCTACATCTG GAGATGTACTGCCAAGGAGAAGTCTGCAAGCAGATTTTTAAGAAGAACATGAATGAGTGA